CCCGACCAGAAAGGGGGGGCCTGCCCGTGGTTGCTCTTTTCCCCTAGCAATCGCACGGTATCTGAGGTTTTCACGTACTTGATGATAAACGTCTCCGAAAGGTCGGGGACCCACGTGGAGAGTGAGTCCCACACGCGGATGGGTTTCCTGTCATCCTCGTACAACCCAGAAAACAAGCCGGCCAGGGCTTAAGCTTCTCCGGGGCCGCTCCTGCCAGAGCACGCCCGAAACCAGCCTGCCAGCGAGTGAGGACAGATCTAGCCTAAGAGGTCCGACGTGGACGCTCCCAGGGCACAGGCGTCAGCTGAACCTGACGCCTGAATCCGCAAGCGGCTGCGTGCAGGCCTCACTCGCTGGTGCGACTGCCACGGAAGGCCTGAGGGAGACTCACGGGAGCCAGAACAAACGAATCCACAAACCTAAAGGGAACACGTGGGCTCGTGGTTTACACCAGATTTCAGGTTTGTTAAGAACTGCCTACGCTGCTTCCATTGTCTCGCGGGGGAACCTTCGCAGCCCCGGGGTGGCCCGCCCTCCCGGCCTGCGAACCGGACAAAGAACACCACGCAGAGAGCGAGGCTTCTATCTGTGGCATGGACTAGGCCCCTCGGGGCCTACTCCTCCAAAGACTTTTAAAACCTCTCTCCCAACTATTGTTCTAATACACGTTCCTTGTAAAAACGTGAAAGTACACGTGTTTTAGAGAAGAAACCTAAAATCCCCACAGGTGCACTGTTGTTGTCCGAGTTGGTacatctctttccttctgtgcACACAGTCCTATGGAGCCGAGTTCACGCACGTACACACGCGTGCGTTACACACGACCGTATCTATACAGATGTGTATAAACACACGTAAGATGGTACAGCTGCCTCTTCACTCAAAACTCCAGCACGATACCTGCACGTCTCACTAAAAATCTCCCTGACGAAAGTCTGCCGCCCGTGGCCACCCGGTCGGTGGGCTGTCGTGTGGACACACGTAATGCGAGTGAGCGAGCCACGGCCTCCCCGCTGAAAGTTTGAGCTGTTTCCAGCATCTGCCTCACGAGAACACTGCACTCAGTTTCCAAATGTGGAGAGCGGATCCGGAGCAATGGCTTTCTCGGGTACCTGGACCCGACACTTCACCAACACCAGGCGTCCGTCCCAGACAAGGGAAAACGTGGGCGTTACCTGGGTCTCAACGAACATGGCCATGTCCGTGAACATCTCGTGTAGCTCCCGGATGCTGGTCTCCAGCTTCATGATGTCCTTGTGACGAGACTCAATTTCATTGAGAGCTTGTCTAGTGATCTGTGAATCTGATATAATCttggggaaacaaaggcaagagagaaaTACTGATGAACTCAGGGCGGCTCGGAAGAGAAAGCACAGGCACGGGAATGCGGCCGCAGCCCCCCAGGCACTCACGTCTGCGGTGAAGACCGAAGGGCTCCCGCTTTCCAGCATTTCTTCCAGCTCCTCGTCGGTCGTGGTTCTTCCAGCTGTGAGATGAACACAGGCCCCGCTCAGAACGAGCCGACACTTACAGTGACcgttcgggggtgcctgggtgccccAGTCGGTTAGGcactcgactttggctcaggtcatgatctcacggctcatgggttcgagccccacgtcgggctctgtgctgacagctgggagcctggagcctgcttccgattctgtctccctctctctctgcccctcccctgctcatgctctgtctctttctctctcaaagataaacattaaaaaaaaattcaaaatgacttTTTCAACCAGAAGTTAGCAACTAAACCTGAgttaacctttttttaagtttatttatttgagcggggaggggcggagacagagagagagagagagagagagagagagagagagaatcccaagcaggctctgagctgctagcataGAGttggacgcggggcttgatcccacaaactgtgagatcatgacctgagccaaaattaagagtcgggacgcttaaccgactgagccacccaagtgccccagttaACATTTTCAAGCAACAGCTTTCTTGGGTGAGTGTTAATGATGAGAGAAATTAACATAAGACTAACAAGCAGGAAAAACTGGAAACTCTCATAAAAAACCTTATAATTGGAATGAATACAAAAATCTAATTTTAGTAGGAATGAGAACTCTAAAAAGGGCGTTGACACGTAATTTTTTGGCACAGTGGCTTTCGTAAAAGTCTAATTCTGGCTTATGGAAAGAGAATACCAACGTATGTTATCAGCATTTATTAGAAGATTGTAAATAAAGACTGAACATTAGAATCAGATGCTTTAATACTTGCTATGTTTTGGTTGTTAGTATGTTTCCTTGAGTTGAACGTATTCGTATTCTCGATGAAATACAGTCACAGGTTTTTGGAAAAACTCGGTTGACAATCGTTACGTTTTACAATTTGTGTCACAcgtaaaaaaagttaaatgaggaAACGTCATGATCACAGtgttcacggcagcattattcacacGGCCACCGCCTGAGCCACAGACATACGGGGTCCACGCACACAGCACAACACAAGTCATCCGGGAAAGAGGGGACATGCCAGGCGCGTCAGTACGGCCGAACCCTGAAAAATCTACGTTAGGTGAGGGAGGCCAGTCCCAAAAGCCTGTATATTGTACGATTCCGTTTACACGAAGCGTACAAAATGGGCAGATTTGTGGAGGCTGGTGGCGGTTGAGGGCTCTGGGGAAGAGGCACGGGGAGGACTGATGACAGGGGCAGTTTCTTCCAGGGAACGAAGATGTTCCAAACTGGACTGTGTGGACGTGACAACCACGGACCTGCCCACTCTGGAAATCGCTCGTGTGGCACGTTAACTGGATCCCAAGAAGGCTGTGgagatgccatttatttatttatttatgtatttatttatttatttttattaaatttttttttaacatttttttttttttaatttttttttctcaacgttttttatttatttttgggacagagagagacagagcatgaacggtggaggggcagagagagagggagacacagaatcggaagcaggctccaggctccaagccatcagcccagagcctgactcggggcttgaactcatggaccacgagatcgtgacctggctgaagtcggccgcttaaccgactgcgccacccaggcgccccaacatttatttatttttgagacagagagagacagagcatgaacaggggaagggcagagagagagggagacacagaatccgaaacaggctccaggctctgagcctgtcagcacagagcccgacgcggggctcgaactcacggaccgtgagatcatgacctgagccgaagtcggatgcttaaccgaccgagctacccaggcgcccctgtggagATGCCATTTAATGAGGTTCATATTCACAGCTGTTCTGGGCTCCGCCACCCCGGGGGACACCGCACCCGTCGTGAGGCCGTGTCGCGGCCGAGGAGCCCCGGTCTTCTCCAACAGGGAGCGGACAGCGAGCACACCGGACTGACCTTCCTACGGTCAGCAAACTGCCTTCTGCCCGGCGGCAGCCAAGCTCCATCGTCCAAGGGGGACGGCCGCACAGACGTCCTTGAAAGACCGTCTGGAGCAAAGGGCAGTCAGTGTGAGGCCCACAGAGAACCGTCTCccaaggtggggcaggggggctgggggcaaTGCAGAGACACCTGAGCAACTGATGGCTGGACGTTTCCCAAGTCTGATTAATACCGTAGGAGCAATGCCAGTTAGAACGCAGTGCGAGGCCGCCTGGGGGCTCCGtttttaagcgtccgactcttgatttcggctccagtcatgatctcagcgttcgtgagttcgagccccgcgtcgggctctgtgctcacggcgcggagtctgcttgggatcctctccctccctctccggcccctccctctcccttgctcgcatGTGCACGcacgctctctgtcaaaaataaataaacatttttaaaaccagaaagtaATCTAAAGTCCACTCAGCAAGGATTTTCTGAGGGACGTAAAGAAAACGTTTCGGTGACTCAATGAACAGGAAGCCCTGGAAAGGCTTGAGGCTTTGCAACATTGGCAAAACCAGAGATGAACTACTGTTTTGAAGCCACAGGACTTAAGAAAAGGACCTTTGAATCGAACCGCGTTTTCGTCCACTCACTGATCTCCAGCTGGCGCTGTATGCGTCCTTTGCTCCGCTCCCGAAACAGAGTCTGGGCCTCGTTGTACTCCGTCATGACCTCCACGAATTTCCGAGACAGCACGGAATGCTATTACCACGGAAACACGAAATTAATACACAACGCTCACTTCTTCTGTAGCAAGTGAGGCACAGAAACCACAACGGTCGCACCTGCCCTTCAACTGGACCCGAACGGGTGGCAGCCAGCTCCGGACGGAGTCCGTCCCGGGACGTCACGCGCGTCACCCGGCTTGACTCTCACAACACCCCCCGGCTCACAGATGGGACACCTCCCGCTGAGCGGACGTGGCCTGGCACCCACACAGTCAGGCAGAGCGAGCAGCCTGGACCCCGGTGTGAGCACCACAGACCCCTCACCCCCCAAGCCCGCAGGGTTCGGGAAATTCGGACGACGCGGGCCCGCAGCGTGGAATCTTTTCTTCATAATAAGGAGGTCTCCTAAAGACACCACGACCTTTTACACGGAGATGCTGTACGGATTCATGTGACGTAAAGACAAACTATTCTGAATCTgaaagggagacaagagaggcCTGTGCTCACTAGACCGACGACCAAACCTGGGTTCGTCGTATCCGGAGATCCACTGAGGTGCGGTCCCCACTCTCATCCTGATCAAAACTCTGCTCGATAGCTGGAAATGAACAGGAAAAGAGTCACCTTTTAAACTAAACAATGGATGTTTCTCAAGCCAAACCTCaaactacttttctttcttatcttttcgATTCCTCATAAATGTATGCATCTTGGCAACAATCATCCATTGTTGATAAtctcacaaaacaaaaccaggtgTTATATcttaacatttcaaagaaaaacaaaagacaaaacaaaacgcCCGACTTTGGAGAAGTCAACTATCAACagacaggaaagagagaggaacctGGGTGACATCGGCTTTAAAACCCTGAAGCGTAGCAAATTCTGATGCACGAATGCCCTGGTTTCTCCAACCAAAAGAAAACTTCCAGGGGAAGATGCAAAGAGAATCTGAGTCTTAAAAacttggggcgcgtgggtggctcagtcggttgagcgtccgacttcagctcaggtcatgatctcgtggctcgtgggtttgggtcccgtgtcgggctctgtgctgacagctcagagcctggagcctgcttcggattctgtgtctccctctctctctgtccctccctcgcttgtctctgtctctctctgtctctcaaaaatgaataaatgtaaaaaaaaaaaatttttaaacttgaagTGACACGTCACCAATCACAGGGTAGGGTCCTTATTGGGAACCCAATTCAAACACACtgtgaaaagaaattcaaagatcACTGGGACGCGTGCATTCCTATGGGGTATTTCGTGACCAATAACCACAATGATCTGACCTAGATATAATCACGGCACTGTGGTCGTACTTTTGGGCGAAAATCCTTCTGTTTTCGAGTACCCTGGAATCCACACTGATGAAACCACCGTCTGCACGGGCTTCGAGCCACCTGGCAGGTGGGAGCCCCGGAGCCCCTGAGCCCCTGCATGGCGCACAGATGAAGGGTGTGAACGGTGGCAGCTggcggtcccccccccccaccagctcccACCTGTCTGAAATGTCCCCAAAACAGTTTTTTCCCATCTGCAGAGATTTCCTGGATGTGAATGCTCTTCTGTAACAATTAAATACAATGTGTCTTTCCAGCAGGCCCCTCCCAAAAACCACCTGTTAGAGCTGAACCTCCAGCTCCACAGAAGCTAAACCCCGCGCACTTAGCGTTCAACAGAACCTAAACGTAAAGGATTGAAGAAGAACCCGTGATTGGTGGGAAGGACTGTTCGCCTTCTCACGTATCTGCAATTTGGCCACAAGCGTCCTACAGACACGCCTCTGTAAGAGGTCAACCCTTTATCAGCAAATGCTTGACCTTGTTGAATATTCGTGCTTCTGTCCCCAGTATGCCAATTAACAACCATTAGCTTTAGCCCCTGGTCCTCCCGTCCTCCCAGCCGGCAGTTAAAGAATTCTCGACTCATGAATAATTTACAGACTTCCTGTTCCAGATACACACAAATAATTTAAAGTGCCCATAGTGTGGACGTTTAGAAATGTGGAAGAAcagaaaatgataaaggaaataaagacgaGCCACGTGCCGCCATGAAGGGTCAAACGCAGCCAAAGCCTTAAACTCACACTTCAACTTGGCTCGGATTTTACTGGcagttttcttgatttctttgttcAGATCCTCAAggtcttcctttgtttcttaaaaaaaaaaaaaaaaaaggtatctgaGCTATAATATCCAACAGCAATAATGCCCAATAAACGTATAAATGGAACAACATCCTTGGCAAATActcaagtgtttttatttcttaagaaaaagtaTCGATCTTGCCAGTGGTTCACCAAGACCAAGGGACCCCACTGGCAGGCGGAGCTTGGTAGAAATGCACATTCCTGGGCCCCGCCCCAGACCTCTGGGTGCCGTTCTGCCACCAGCAACGGGACCTGACAAGCCCCCAGGTGACTGTGATGTGCACCTATACTTGGCTGGTTTGCAGCCATTAATTTGGTGGAACAGGTCACTGGATCCGTCGCTAACACCTAGAcctaagaaagaaaagcagaaattaacCAAATCCCGGAAAAAAAATTCTCCCGTGCGTCTGATTTCTCTTGTGCTCTCCTCTACCCAAGCAAGGCGAGCCCCTCAGGGGAGTGCTGGTGGCCACACTGTGTCTGGGCTGGCAGAGCGAGGGCCCAAGTCTACAGGCAAACGCACACCGGGCAGGATGTATGCAGGGGTGTGGCCCCGCTGAGGATGGGGCACGgctatgggggggaggggcgtggggggGACGGAGCTGCGGTGGATCAGTGCAGGCAGAGCCCTGCTGGCACTCCCCGGGAGCACTCCCCTCGCTGGATAGGAAAGCCCCTGGGCTGTTCCAGGAGGGGGAGACCCCGGGCTCCCTGCTCACACAGGCAGGCGGGGGCCCAGGCGTAAGTGAGAGACGAGAAAGGGGCATTGCCAGCCACAGCAGCGGGCCTCAAGGCTGTCCTTGGCAAAGGTGCCATTTCAAACCACTGAGAAATGACGTGGTGCTCTCAACACCCCTGCTGGGAACTGTCCGGAAAGCTGGACGAAACGTGCGTTTAATCTGCTTAAAGACACCATAAAGCTACACGGGCAGGGAAGAAGACCCGGGAGAAGGACACCCAGGGAGGGAGCCAGCTGCTGGAGTGGCTGTAAGCTGGTGGCCACGGAAGAGGGGCCCTCGCAGACCAGATCCAGGACCGCAGctgctcccccaacccctgccaccTGTCAGCAACGTTTacaaatcatcttttaaaaagcaaaatactgaggcgcctgggtggctcagtcggttgagtgtccgatcttggtttcagctcaggtcatgatctcacggcttccttgtgggttccagccccgccttgggctctgtgctgacagcatggagcctgcttgggattctgtctctccctctctctttgcccctcccccatttactttgtccctgtctctctcgcaataagtaaatagacttgtttttgttttgtttttaaagatgaagggtggtaatttttttaatgtttatttttgaaagagagagagagagagagacagagcaccagcaggggaggggaagagagagaaggagacacagaatccaaagcagtctccaggctctgagctgtcagcacagagcccaacgcgggactcaaaccgatgaaccgcgagatcatgacccgagcccaagtcagacatctaactgactgagccacccaggtgccccagtaaatgaactttaaaaaataagaagaggggcgcctgggtggcgcagtcggttaagcgtccgacttcagccaggtcacgatctcgctgtccgtgagttcgagccccgcgtcaggctctgggccgatggctcagagcctggagcctgtttccgattctgtgtctccctctctctctgcccctcccccgttcatgctctgtctctctctgtcccaaaaataaataaaaaaacgttgaaaaaaaaaattaaaaaataagaagaaaatactcTCCTAGGATTGGAATTACTGCTACTAGCTTTTACATACAAAGCccaggactccaccaaaaataaCCAGGCAAACAAAGAACAGCAGACGAGCTGCAAAGACCCACAGGGCGCCTGTTAGTGGATCATCAGACACAGACTTTTGACATCATTATCCTCGAAGGggtaaaacacaaaattaagaactttgtcAGAAAACCGGACGGTGCACAAAGGAACCAGGTGACGTTGCGGGACCAAAACTTCTCTCACCCAGAAATAACTCAACGGGCAAAGAGAGGTCCGCAGATGACTCAGAAACACAACTTCCAAGTAAAACGAGGAGACGGTGTCTCTGGGAAATAGAGAGCGGAGGGCAGGAGACGCTGCAAGTACAATGAAAAGGTTTAACTACACAGATTTCAAGTCTCCCAAAGAGAGAGGATAGGAAATTGGGCAGAGACGGTTCACAGAGAGAAAGTGGCTGAAGTGGCCAGAGGCGTGGGCTGAAAGATCCAAGAGGCCTTGGGGAAAGCaggcaaacagaaagaaaaccacatcCAGAAACGTCAGCACAAAATTGCTATAGCAAAGACCAAAACCCAAGTATCTTAAAAGCTACAATTCGACAGGtgactttaaaaaacacaaaaacacaaaaacaaaaaacaaacaaacaaaaagacactgGAAAGATAACTTCAAGATCTTCAAGATGGTCAAAGAAAATTACTTCCCAACAGACTCCTACACTCAGTGAAAACGTCCTCCAAGAACAAGATTACAGATGGAAAATTTCAGACAAATGCATATTCCCAACTAAAAGCAGTgataatgttttgattttttttttttttaatttgagagagagagaaggagagagggagagaggcagagagggagtgcacaagcagggaagaggagcgggggtgggtgggagtggggagaggggagagggaatctcaagcaggctccacagtcagtgcagagcctgaagcaggactcGGTCCCAAAACCCTGggcacaacctgagccaaaatcaaaagtcagacgcgtaacacactgagccacccaggcgccccaacagtgtTTGTTAGAAAGAAACAGTCTCAGATGGAAGGTGTGAGGCCCAGGGATAAAGAAGGAGCAGCGGTGTGGGTGGTAGGTTAGTTGTACAAAACAAGGTAAGATACAAATAGTTATATTACTTGTATCTATTATATACACACGTCAATATGTGCATCTAAGCAAAGATGGGGTTAAAGTTTCCTAAGGCCCATGTGTTACCGGAAGAAACAAAAGTACAGATTTACATTAGATCTTAAATCAAGAATATACACTAtgagggcacccgggtggctcagtcggttaagcgtccgacttaatttcggctcgggtcgtgatctcagggtccctGAGactgaaccccgcatcgggctctgtgctgaaagtttgGAGCCTGATTGgattctctgactctctctctctctctctctgcccctaccccactcagacatgctctgactctcaaaataaataaacagtaaaaaaaaaaagaaaagaatacacacTGTCATCTAGGGGACGACCACAAAGCGACAGGATGTAGTTCATATAAACAGACTAACAGTGCAGGggataaaattcttaaaaaccaatccaagagaaagcatgaaaagagagaaaaggtacCAAAGAAGCAAGAATGTCCGCCCCAATGTCACATCACGAATTCTGGCAAACAGACTAAAAGCACTTAGAGACAAAAAACGATCAGactggaaaaaagacaaagcCCGGCCACGTTTTATTTTACGGATAAGAGCCCAGAGAGAGCTGTCAGCTACTAGGGTGTAGGAGACCGACGGGAAAGCCGTGTGATAGGTCCACCTCGCACACCGATCAGGGACACGGAGGgagggggggacggggggggagggggaggggcgcggtGGGGGCTGCGCGCTCAGGCAGGGCGGACGGGAGCGCAGAGCCTGTCAGCGGGGACGAAGGCCCAATGCGCTGCGACGCTTCGCGGTTCTGACGGCATCCGTGCCCGTGTCCTCCGCGCATGAGTCTGGACTGGGCCCTGGAAGGAGGGGACAGGGGGCTATAAAGGGTGTCCCCGGACAGTCCCTGAGATGGGAAGCAGGGACTGCACGTCGGATCCCGGTGCGTTATCGACGTCGACTTTTCTGCCTTAGATGGTTACGGTGTCGGCGCACAGAGCATATCCCGAGGAGACACACACAGGAGCACGGCTCTGACACGAGTCGGCAGAACTGACgacaacacacacaccacacgtgTCACACGTGTCGGCAAACACCGCGTGTGCTCATCCAGGCACGGAAAGCACACGCATGGCCACACGCCCGGAGATGCGGACGACGGGCGAACCTAGGGGAAGGGATCAGGGGTGTTCTCTGTACTGTCCTGGCAACTTTCCCACGGACTTGAAGATTTTCTCGCTAAAAACCCGAAAAGCATGTTGACCGACACCCGTCCTCCATCCAGCAGCTGCAGGCCCAGGAACCGGGCGCCCGTCTGCAGTCTGGCGCCACCTGGTAGCCACCGTGCTCAGCACCGCTCGGCCCAGAGGCTGGGGGGCTGGGCGGCAGCGGCTCggggacccccacccccctgtccaCAGCGTGGTACCCCGCCCAGGACAAAGGGCTGGGAGGCCGGCAGCCCCCTGCCGCCTGCCTCACCCTGGGCTCCTCACCGCAGGGCCCCGTCGTGCAGGAGAAGGGTGACTACGAAAGCACTTGCACGTGGTTTCCCACGACTCGGTTCACACGTTGTCACGaaacatacaaaagaaagaagcagTGTTTTACTTAGGGCCCAAAAGGGACTACTGTGAGCACTGAGGGTTCCGCATTTACTGCAACGGCAGCTTCATCTGCTACTTCTTGGCAGCAGAAGTTTTTCAGAGGTAAATCACTCACGAGGAAAAAAATACGCTAACATTTATCCAAATTCAGTTCTcccaaaaattaaataagaggTTAACAGGCGTCACATAAAAATTTCTGTGggcctcacgccggtcagagtggctaaaatgaacaactcaggaaacaacagatgctagagaggatgtggagaaatgggaaccctctcgcagtgttggtgggaatgcaaattggtgcagccactctggaaaacagtgtggaggttcctcaaaaaattaaaaatagacctaccctatgacccacgatagcactgctagaaatttacccaagggatacgggagtgctgaagcataggggcacttgtaccccaatgtttatagcagcactctcaacaatagccaaagtatggaaagagcccaaatatgcatcaactgatgaatggataaagaagatgtggtttatatacacaacggaatactacatggcaataagaatgaaatatggccttttgtagcgacgtggatggaactggagggtattatgctaagtgaaataagtcagccagagaaagacagatgccatatgttttcacgcatatgtggatcttgagaaactgaacagaagaccatgggggaggggaaggggaaaaaaaaacagatacagagaggaaaggaggcaaaccataagagactcttggatgctgagaacaaactgagagtggatggggggatgggggagaggggaaagcgggtgatgggcactgaggagagcacctgttgggatgagcactgggtgttgtatgtaagtcaatttgacaataaattatattcattcaacaaagaataaaatacagtaattacaaaaaaaaaaccaaacagactaAGGGCAAACAGACTAAGCAAAGTTGACACAGGTTTCCTTATTGCAGGACTGCTCAGGGCCTTTATTGTTCGGAGTACACTGTAACTTCTCTAGAGGGATTATGGCACAATGAGGCTCCCAAAGCACTTAGTGACATAGGCCAGCCGATGAGATTCGTGCCCCAcaacacactttgggaaacagtcttCTAAATCGTAAGATAAGGCATCTACAGAGGGTCAGAGCATCGTTTTATAAGACAtgcaaaatcttaaaattaaaaacgtgggttttttttcaatttaagatttttattttttcagggcgcctgggtggcgcagtcggttaagcatccgacttcagccaggtcacgatctcgcagtccgtgagttcgagccccgcgtcaggctctgggctgatggctcggagcctggagcctgtttccgattctgtgtctccctctctctctgcccctcccccgttcatgctctgtctctctctgtcccaaaaataaataaaaaacgttgaaaaaaaaaaaaaaaaaagatttttattttttcaacataagACTACATCAAGTAATCTAACAAAAAGTTGCTCTCAACTCTCCTCTCTACTTGAGAGTAAGAGCACCCCCTTACCACTTACACTCAAGCTCACACCGGAGGTCACCGAAAGAAGTCAACAACAGAAAGCATAAGAGGAAGGGAGAACATGTCATTATTCACAGAGGACACGACCGGGTGCGGAGACAGTCCAACGCAATCTACACAGAAATTAACAGCATTAGAAAGTAATCAGGCAGGACAATGGGTACCAGGTCAACACGTGGAAacgaacagaaaataaaatttgcagcAGACGCTGCTTACGTGAACACCGATACCCAAAGCACCTGGTAATAAATACAGTGCAGGATGCGTGAGGCGTCTGCGGCAAGCCCTGCAGACCACGACCCAGAGAAACTGGTCTAAATGGAAGATCTAAATGGTGGCGGGACCAACCGTTTTCATGGATTGAAGGGTTCCTACAGTAAAGACACCATTTCTGAAATCACCACGTGACCGGTGGACTCCAATCTGCAGCCTCTGGCTTGTCCAGAGCC
The sequence above is drawn from the Panthera uncia isolate 11264 chromosome D3 unlocalized genomic scaffold, Puncia_PCG_1.0 HiC_scaffold_9, whole genome shotgun sequence genome and encodes:
- the STX2 gene encoding syntaxin-2 isoform X2 yields the protein MRDRLPDLTACRKNDDGDTSVVVEKDHFMDDFFHQVEEIRTSIAKIAQYVEEVKKNHSIILSAPNPEGKTKEDLEDLNKEIKKTASKIRAKLKSIEQSFDQDESGDRTSVDLRIRRTQHSVLSRKFVEVMTEYNEAQTLFRERSKGRIQRQLEITGRTTTDEELEEMLESGSPSVFTADIISDSQITRQALNEIESRHKDIMKLETSIRELHEMFTDMAMFVETQGEMINNIEKNVMNAADYVEHAKEETKKAIKYHSKARRKMMCIIICVIVLLVILGIVLATTLS
- the STX2 gene encoding syntaxin-2 isoform X1 — protein: MRDRLPDLTACRKNDDGDTSVVVEKDHFMDDFFHQVEEIRTSIAKIAQYVEEVKKNHSIILSAPNPEGKTKEDLEDLNKEIKKTASKIRAKLKSIEQSFDQDESGDRTSVDLRIRRTQHSVLSRKFVEVMTEYNEAQTLFRERSKGRIQRQLEITGRTTTDEELEEMLESGSPSVFTADIISDSQITRQALNEIESRHKDIMKLETSIRELHEMFTDMAMFVETQGEMINNIEKNVMNAADYVEHAKEETKKAIKYHSKARRKKWIIVAVSVAVVAIIALIIGLSVGK
- the STX2 gene encoding syntaxin-2 isoform X3, with translation MDDFFHQVEEIRTSIAKIAQYVEEVKKNHSIILSAPNPEGKTKEDLEDLNKEIKKTASKIRAKLKSIEQSFDQDESGDRTSVDLRIRRTQHSVLSRKFVEVMTEYNEAQTLFRERSKGRIQRQLEITGRTTTDEELEEMLESGSPSVFTADIISDSQITRQALNEIESRHKDIMKLETSIRELHEMFTDMAMFVETQGEMINNIEKNVMNAADYVEHAKEETKKAIKYHSKARRKKWIIVAVSVAVVAIIALIIGLSVGK